From one Mycolicibacterium sp. HK-90 genomic stretch:
- a CDS encoding NAD-dependent succinate-semialdehyde dehydrogenase, which translates to MSLYVVTDPATGDVVKKYPTATDAEIDNALSVAVTASKTWARETTVAERAALVRRVGELHAERAGELGAIIVREMGKPLDAAIGEVNFSASIYEYYADHADELLRDQPIELLDGTGEAVITNSPYGVLLGIMPWNFPAYQVARFAGPNLCVGNTILLKHAPQCPESAAAIQQIFDDAGFPAGAYVNIYATNEQVARLIEDPRVAGVSLTGSERAGAAVAEIAGRNLKKVVLELGGSDPFILLSTDDLDDTVAKAAAARLDNTGQACNAAKRFIVADDLYDAFLEKFTAAVLAAADGITPLSSELAADRLQAQIDSAVEQGATLTSAGRRNGAFFPTGVLTDVKPDNDVYYQELFGPIAMVFKAGSEDEALELANDTPFGLGSYVFTTDAEQARRVAAKIDAGMVFINGVQADGVELPFGGIKRSGFGRELGTLGISEFINRKLIRTVG; encoded by the coding sequence ATGAGCCTGTACGTCGTGACCGACCCGGCCACCGGCGACGTCGTCAAGAAGTACCCGACCGCCACCGACGCCGAGATCGACAACGCCCTGTCGGTTGCCGTGACCGCGAGCAAAACGTGGGCACGCGAGACGACCGTTGCCGAGCGCGCGGCCCTCGTCCGTCGCGTCGGTGAGTTGCATGCCGAGCGCGCGGGCGAACTCGGCGCGATCATCGTGCGTGAGATGGGCAAGCCGCTGGACGCGGCGATCGGCGAAGTCAACTTCAGTGCCTCGATCTACGAGTACTACGCCGACCATGCCGATGAGCTCCTGCGCGACCAGCCGATCGAACTGCTCGACGGCACAGGTGAAGCGGTGATCACGAACAGCCCCTACGGCGTCCTCCTCGGGATCATGCCGTGGAACTTTCCGGCCTACCAGGTCGCCCGGTTCGCCGGGCCCAATCTGTGTGTGGGTAACACGATCCTGCTCAAGCATGCCCCGCAGTGCCCGGAATCGGCCGCGGCGATCCAGCAGATCTTCGACGACGCCGGCTTCCCGGCCGGGGCCTACGTCAACATCTACGCCACCAACGAGCAGGTGGCCAGGCTCATCGAAGATCCACGGGTGGCCGGGGTTTCGCTGACCGGCTCCGAGCGGGCCGGTGCCGCCGTCGCCGAGATCGCCGGTCGCAACCTGAAGAAGGTCGTGCTTGAACTGGGCGGTTCGGACCCGTTCATCCTGCTGTCCACCGACGATCTCGATGACACCGTCGCCAAGGCGGCGGCCGCCCGCCTGGACAACACCGGGCAGGCATGCAATGCGGCCAAGCGGTTCATCGTCGCCGACGACCTCTACGACGCGTTCCTGGAGAAGTTCACCGCGGCCGTCCTCGCCGCCGCCGACGGCATCACCCCGCTGTCATCGGAATTGGCCGCCGACCGACTGCAGGCGCAGATCGACAGCGCCGTCGAACAGGGCGCGACGCTGACCAGTGCCGGGAGACGCAACGGCGCGTTCTTCCCGACCGGCGTGCTGACCGACGTCAAGCCCGACAACGATGTCTACTACCAGGAATTGTTCGGGCCCATCGCGATGGTCTTCAAGGCAGGGTCCGAAGATGAGGCTCTGGAGCTGGCCAACGACACCCCGTTCGGGCTGGGCTCCTACGTATTCACCACCGACGCCGAGCAAGCCAGGAGGGTCGCCGCCAAGATCGACGCCGGCATGGTGTTCATCAACGGAGTCCAGGCCGACGGCGTGGAACTGCCCTTCGGCGGCATCAAGCGCTCTGGCTTCGGCCGCGAGCTCGGCACGCTCGGCATCAGCGAGTTCATCAACAGGAAGCTGATCCGCACCGTCGGGTGA
- a CDS encoding PDR/VanB family oxidoreductase: MENSIVVRIAEIQVETPDIRGLRLEQLDGSPFGEWRSGAHIDVTGPTGVLRQYSLAGSPKDDSSMWVAVKKEGPQGGSAAMHALQVGDHLKISKPRNMLGIVPDAAKHILIAGGIGLTPLMSMAFELYSWGADFELHYFARSREEMAFDDFLTERVEYREFVTLHIGVPRTEQPAVFEQMASTISADTHVYTCGPEGFMDQVVAAFTPAIGADHIHLEAFTPKEVDTSGDKAFTVELTTGEVFEIPADRSILDVLEEAGCDVFRSCGEGICGSCVSGVVDGNPDHRDNCLSATVKANNEEMALCVSRSLSDKLVIELY, translated from the coding sequence ATGGAAAACAGCATCGTCGTCCGCATCGCCGAGATCCAGGTCGAGACACCCGACATCCGGGGTCTCCGCCTGGAGCAGCTCGACGGATCTCCCTTCGGTGAGTGGCGGTCCGGGGCGCACATCGACGTGACCGGCCCCACCGGGGTGCTTCGCCAGTACTCGCTGGCCGGCTCCCCCAAAGACGATTCGTCGATGTGGGTCGCGGTGAAAAAAGAAGGGCCGCAAGGTGGCTCAGCGGCCATGCATGCACTGCAGGTCGGCGACCACCTGAAGATCAGCAAGCCGCGCAACATGCTCGGCATCGTCCCCGACGCGGCCAAGCACATTCTGATCGCCGGCGGCATCGGCCTCACTCCGCTGATGAGCATGGCTTTCGAGCTGTACAGCTGGGGCGCCGACTTCGAGCTGCACTACTTCGCCCGGTCACGGGAGGAGATGGCATTCGACGACTTCCTCACCGAACGCGTCGAATACCGCGAGTTCGTCACGCTGCACATCGGCGTGCCGCGAACCGAGCAACCCGCGGTGTTCGAGCAGATGGCGTCGACCATCTCGGCGGATACCCACGTATACACCTGCGGTCCAGAAGGGTTCATGGACCAGGTGGTGGCCGCCTTCACCCCCGCGATCGGTGCGGACCACATCCATCTCGAGGCGTTCACCCCGAAGGAAGTCGACACATCCGGCGACAAGGCATTCACCGTCGAACTGACCACCGGTGAGGTGTTCGAGATCCCGGCCGACCGCTCGATACTCGACGTGCTCGAGGAAGCCGGATGCGACGTGTTCAGATCGTGCGGGGAGGGCATCTGCGGATCCTGCGTCTCCGGTGTCGTCGACGGCAATCCGGACCACCGCGACAACTGCCTGTCGGCAACCGTCAAGGCCAACAACGAAGAAATGGCGCTGTGCGTATCCCGCTCTCTCAGCGACAAACTCGTCATCGAACTCTACTGA
- a CDS encoding gamma-glutamyl-gamma-aminobutyrate hydrolase family protein encodes MNSPVVLRDEVEPSGTRTREPGRPHIAVLVSLNFPDLTAPVAALHRRFTRTALTALAELDASFDLVDTSEPGSVDVAVDADGLLVLGGGDIAAACYGGPDGPMPNSYGVDAEADRVSLAMIRAYIDAGRPVLGICRGSQLINVCYGGTIIGDITDYQLHRGGPGEHLFIDEKVEVLPGTRLAVILGAGPLVVRSGHHQAVAGVGDELIVAARALDGIVEGIEHPKDWVLGVQFHPEDDDGPLEPLYQLLAGFIVAGAPVPEAR; translated from the coding sequence ATGAACAGTCCCGTCGTCCTGCGCGACGAGGTGGAACCTTCCGGCACACGTACCCGCGAGCCGGGACGGCCGCACATCGCGGTGTTGGTGTCACTCAACTTCCCCGATCTGACCGCACCGGTCGCGGCACTGCACCGCCGCTTCACCCGTACGGCACTGACGGCCCTGGCGGAGCTCGATGCCAGCTTCGACCTGGTGGACACTTCCGAACCCGGATCGGTCGACGTGGCGGTCGACGCCGATGGTCTGCTGGTGCTCGGTGGCGGCGACATCGCCGCGGCCTGCTACGGCGGACCGGACGGACCCATGCCGAACTCCTACGGGGTCGACGCGGAAGCGGACCGGGTCAGCCTGGCCATGATTCGGGCATACATCGACGCCGGCCGCCCGGTACTGGGTATCTGCCGCGGTTCGCAGCTGATCAACGTCTGCTACGGCGGCACCATCATCGGTGACATCACCGATTACCAGCTGCACCGCGGCGGGCCGGGCGAGCACCTTTTCATCGACGAGAAGGTCGAAGTACTCCCCGGGACCCGGCTGGCCGTCATTCTTGGTGCCGGGCCCCTGGTCGTCCGGTCCGGCCACCACCAGGCCGTCGCCGGCGTGGGAGATGAGCTCATCGTCGCTGCCCGGGCCCTCGACGGCATCGTCGAAGGCATCGAGCACCCGAAGGACTGGGTGCTGGGGGTGCAGTTCCACCCGGAAGATGACGACGGACCGCTGGAACCGCTGTACCAGCTGCTCGCCGGCTTCATCGTCGCCGGCGCGCCAGTCCCGGAGGCCCGCTGA
- a CDS encoding gamma-glutamyl-gamma-aminobutyrate hydrolase family protein yields MRPLIAVPGRRAARVPILRFSATLAAEAICEAVWAGGGEPLVLHGPDGDPAVELADRLARFDGICMPGGADLDPRHYGQDPVAETEDPVAHQDAFDMAVMSCAVRLGIPTLAICRGMQILNVVQGGDLIQHLPPSDVAHGNAVHDVVVAEDSRLCRIVGATRVPVSSYHHQAVGAIGADLRVVATADDGCVEALEHTGGNVLAVQWHPEDLHASSCSDAALFTDLSERAARSRLEALV; encoded by the coding sequence ATGCGACCACTGATCGCGGTGCCGGGCCGGCGCGCCGCCCGCGTGCCGATCCTGCGCTTCAGCGCGACGCTGGCGGCAGAGGCCATCTGCGAGGCGGTGTGGGCCGGCGGCGGGGAGCCGCTCGTGCTGCACGGTCCGGACGGAGACCCGGCCGTGGAACTGGCCGACCGGCTGGCCCGGTTCGACGGCATCTGCATGCCCGGAGGGGCAGACCTGGACCCGCGGCACTACGGCCAGGATCCCGTCGCGGAGACCGAAGATCCGGTGGCACACCAGGATGCGTTCGACATGGCGGTGATGTCCTGCGCCGTGCGGCTCGGTATCCCGACGCTGGCGATCTGCCGCGGTATGCAGATCCTCAACGTGGTGCAGGGCGGCGATTTGATCCAGCACCTGCCACCGAGCGACGTCGCACACGGCAACGCCGTGCACGACGTGGTGGTGGCCGAGGACAGCCGGCTGTGCCGGATCGTGGGAGCCACCCGGGTCCCGGTGTCGTCGTATCACCATCAGGCGGTCGGTGCCATCGGCGCCGATCTTCGGGTCGTCGCCACCGCGGACGACGGATGCGTGGAAGCTCTCGAACACACCGGCGGGAATGTGCTTGCCGTGCAATGGCATCCCGAGGACCTCCACGCCTCCTCGTGCAGCGACGCAGCACTATTCACCGATCTGTCCGAACGAGCCGCCAGATCCAGGTTGGAGGCCTTGGTATGA
- a CDS encoding ABC transporter substrate-binding protein, which produces MTEALRLACIDADAPPLFGLASSPGGRSGYEPAVAELLAAELNRELEWVIMPWGDMLPAARDHRVDGVLCGQGIIPARLEQADFTRPYGIFHEGILMRRGEAVPDPAGLAGKRIAAIRASANYNLAASFTGAEVVEFESDHVYEDMLAALRSGEVDAVCDDDVVFVPLGDSDPDFELAFVVKTNNPWGIAVAKDRPETLAALDGALARIIADGRLKSAWAQWLPTLDYPFEVS; this is translated from the coding sequence GTGACCGAAGCGCTGCGCCTGGCCTGCATCGACGCCGACGCTCCGCCGCTGTTCGGGCTTGCCTCGTCCCCCGGCGGCCGGTCTGGATACGAGCCGGCCGTGGCCGAACTCCTTGCGGCCGAACTGAACCGGGAACTCGAATGGGTCATCATGCCGTGGGGCGACATGTTGCCCGCCGCCCGCGACCATCGGGTCGACGGCGTGCTGTGCGGCCAGGGCATCATCCCCGCCCGCCTTGAGCAGGCCGACTTCACCCGGCCGTACGGGATCTTCCACGAAGGCATCCTGATGCGTCGCGGCGAGGCCGTGCCCGACCCCGCGGGCCTGGCCGGCAAGCGGATCGCCGCCATCCGCGCCTCGGCCAACTACAACTTGGCCGCCTCGTTCACCGGTGCCGAGGTGGTCGAGTTCGAATCGGACCACGTCTACGAGGACATGCTGGCCGCACTGCGCTCGGGCGAGGTCGACGCCGTCTGTGACGACGATGTCGTATTCGTCCCGCTCGGGGATTCCGACCCGGATTTCGAGCTCGCGTTCGTCGTCAAGACCAACAACCCGTGGGGCATCGCCGTCGCGAAAGACCGACCGGAAACCCTTGCTGCCCTTGACGGTGCCCTGGCGCGCATCATCGCCGACGGACGGCTGAAGTCCGCATGGGCGCAGTGGTTGCCGACACTGGACTACCCCTTCGAGGTGAGCTGA
- a CDS encoding glutamine synthetase family protein, with product MSTTALDHHREANSAPGALDAALAAIEEYGVEFVYFQAVTITARVVGKVVPADQFARLATRGVMQHRTAIANLQTTREGVLLGGGVGAPEYCAVPDLDTFSVLPWDHKTARVFCSLYEPDHVMVDPGAPLPTDTRGLMKRLHAAFTDRTGLELRTGTEPEMTWEGPGFTTSSRPDSSPAYHIEHLERYRAIYQKVISYAKFMGFQMVEGDFEDAGQVELNWMFDHGDATADRLMTYRQICKQVARELGIEASFMPKPGQGYMGNGCHHNFSLWRGDVNILADEGRHDLHLTEEGQYALGGLLTHTPGAMLIMGSTVNSYKRYWDAGQFAPSKINWGLDNKTCTVRLSANGRLEYKLPDAACNPYLTHAAMLASIDDGLKNQISPGAPTVGSSYESTDAELFGELPLTLGDALAAFKADDYLMDALGAPLGNLLLEYKTDEWARFNSSITDWERDMYWEDTP from the coding sequence ATGAGCACAACAGCGCTCGACCACCACCGTGAGGCCAATTCCGCACCCGGAGCCCTCGACGCCGCGCTCGCGGCGATCGAGGAGTACGGCGTCGAGTTCGTCTACTTCCAGGCCGTGACGATCACCGCGAGAGTCGTCGGAAAAGTCGTCCCCGCCGACCAATTCGCGCGGCTGGCGACCCGCGGCGTCATGCAGCACCGCACCGCCATCGCCAACCTGCAGACCACCCGCGAGGGCGTCCTGCTCGGCGGCGGCGTCGGGGCGCCCGAATACTGCGCGGTGCCCGACCTCGACACCTTCTCGGTACTGCCCTGGGACCACAAGACCGCACGCGTCTTCTGCAGCCTGTACGAGCCCGACCACGTGATGGTCGATCCCGGCGCTCCCCTGCCGACCGACACCCGCGGCCTGATGAAGCGACTGCACGCGGCGTTCACCGATCGCACAGGCCTGGAGCTTCGTACCGGCACCGAGCCCGAGATGACCTGGGAGGGACCCGGGTTCACCACGTCATCACGGCCAGACTCAAGCCCCGCCTATCACATCGAGCACCTCGAGCGGTACCGCGCGATCTACCAGAAGGTGATTTCCTACGCGAAGTTCATGGGCTTCCAGATGGTCGAAGGCGACTTCGAGGACGCCGGCCAGGTCGAGCTCAACTGGATGTTCGACCACGGCGACGCAACGGCCGACCGGTTGATGACCTACCGGCAGATCTGTAAGCAGGTCGCCCGGGAGCTCGGCATCGAGGCGAGCTTCATGCCCAAACCCGGCCAGGGATACATGGGCAACGGCTGCCATCACAACTTCAGCCTCTGGCGCGGCGACGTCAACATCCTGGCCGACGAAGGTCGCCACGATCTGCACCTGACCGAGGAGGGGCAGTACGCCCTGGGCGGGCTGCTCACCCATACCCCGGGCGCGATGCTGATCATGGGGTCAACGGTCAACTCCTACAAGCGATACTGGGACGCGGGACAGTTCGCCCCGTCGAAGATCAACTGGGGTCTCGACAACAAGACCTGCACGGTCCGCCTGTCGGCCAACGGCCGGCTCGAGTACAAACTTCCCGATGCCGCCTGCAACCCGTACCTGACCCACGCGGCGATGCTGGCGTCCATCGACGACGGCCTGAAGAACCAGATCAGTCCCGGAGCACCGACGGTCGGCTCGAGCTACGAGTCCACGGACGCCGAATTGTTCGGAGAGCTGCCGCTCACCCTCGGGGATGCGCTGGCCGCGTTCAAGGCCGACGACTACCTGATGGATGCGCTGGGCGCCCCACTGGGGAACCTGTTGCTGGAGTACAAGACCGACGAGTGGGCGCGGTTCAACAGCTCGATCACCGACTGGGAGCGCGACATGTACTGGGAGGACACCCCGTGA
- a CDS encoding cytochrome P450 yields the protein MTPNTIIAGTEAPRLQVTDPSFSITSAVVHDAREASWFAHTEYGIAVLRYAEVSELMRHPSLRQGSVHWPAHNGVTDGPFLDWWNSWILNKEGDEHRRLRTLLNPAFSKRLIKGLVPRFQALASELIDAFAERGECEFIGEFADPYAARVIAIMLGLPESEWEIIARESATIGLAMGITFKQELPRIEAALATLFEYADAAIADREANPRDDFTTTLVQAKNDGGLSAEELRDAFVLMIFGGYDTTRNQLGLAMQSFIDNPAQWDLLAQNPALGGKAVEEVMRTNPTVRWVTREATEDFEYQGLAISAGTTVHLFSESSGTDPRVFGPPSFDIAAERKPHFGFGGGAHHCLGHFVARADMAEALPLLARRLRDPKMLDGSDWMPDSGNTGANKLPISFTPA from the coding sequence GTGACTCCGAACACCATCATTGCCGGCACCGAGGCTCCGCGCCTGCAGGTGACCGATCCCTCCTTCTCGATCACCTCGGCCGTGGTCCACGATGCCCGTGAGGCCAGCTGGTTCGCCCATACCGAGTACGGGATCGCTGTCCTGCGCTACGCCGAGGTCAGCGAGCTCATGCGCCATCCGAGCCTGCGCCAGGGCAGCGTGCACTGGCCGGCCCACAACGGCGTCACCGACGGGCCGTTCCTGGACTGGTGGAACAGCTGGATCCTGAACAAGGAGGGCGATGAGCACCGCCGGCTGCGGACCCTGCTCAACCCGGCGTTCTCCAAGCGATTGATCAAGGGCCTGGTGCCCCGATTCCAGGCGCTGGCAAGCGAACTCATCGACGCCTTCGCCGAGCGGGGCGAGTGCGAGTTCATCGGCGAATTCGCCGATCCGTATGCCGCCCGGGTCATCGCCATCATGCTCGGGCTGCCCGAGTCGGAGTGGGAGATCATCGCCCGTGAGTCCGCCACCATCGGGCTGGCGATGGGCATCACCTTCAAGCAGGAGCTTCCCCGGATCGAGGCCGCGCTGGCCACGCTGTTCGAGTACGCCGACGCCGCGATCGCCGACCGCGAGGCCAATCCGCGCGACGACTTCACGACGACGCTGGTGCAGGCGAAGAACGACGGAGGGCTGTCCGCCGAGGAGTTGCGCGATGCCTTCGTCCTGATGATCTTCGGTGGCTACGACACCACCCGCAACCAGCTGGGCCTGGCGATGCAGAGCTTCATCGACAACCCCGCACAGTGGGATCTGCTCGCCCAGAACCCCGCTCTCGGCGGCAAGGCGGTCGAGGAGGTCATGCGGACCAATCCGACCGTCCGCTGGGTCACCCGCGAGGCAACCGAGGACTTCGAGTACCAGGGACTGGCGATCAGCGCCGGAACCACCGTCCACCTGTTCAGCGAGTCGTCGGGCACCGATCCGCGGGTCTTCGGACCGCCCAGCTTCGACATCGCCGCAGAACGCAAGCCGCACTTCGGTTTCGGTGGCGGGGCACACCACTGCCTGGGGCATTTCGTGGCCCGAGCCGACATGGCCGAGGCGCTGCCGCTGCTGGCCCGCCGGCTTCGGGATCCGAAGATGCTCGACGGCTCCGACTGGATGCCCGACTCGGGCAACACCGGCGCGAACAAACTCCCGATCAGCTTCACCCCGGCCTGA
- a CDS encoding APC family permease, with protein MSKSPESHDEDHAQLAALGFQSEFKRDMSLWANFSLGFTYLSPVVGIYTVFAFALAAAGPPMIWSLLIAGFGQMLVALIFSEIVAQFPVAGGVYPWARRLWGRKWAWMTGWVYMFALLATIAGVAYGAGPFVATVFGFTSTVYTTVVCALIVLLLATVINLTGTKMLSYFAIFGFTAELIGALIVGGWLLLTQRHHGLGVLFDSFGAQGEHSFLYAFLAASLIGVFQYYGFEACGDVAEEVRNPGVQIPKSMRRTIYIGGAAATFVCLSLVLSVVDIGAVIRGEDVDPISTVLATAFGPVGSKIVLCIVLISFVSCALSLQAAASRLLYSYGRDSMIVGSKLWARFDKKRHVPPYALLAAAVIPAALIVGSLVSTDALTKLISFGSVGIYIAFQMVVFAALRARIKGWIPSGKYRLGGWGMVVNVGALVYGVAAIINICWPRTPEAPWYDNYIVLLMSGIVIGLGLLYMATVRSHSNGNTPHADAIPTSPAESSQKPVVAQPV; from the coding sequence ATGTCGAAATCTCCCGAGTCGCACGACGAGGACCACGCGCAACTCGCCGCGCTCGGTTTCCAGTCCGAGTTCAAACGAGACATGAGCCTTTGGGCCAACTTCTCGCTCGGCTTCACCTATCTCTCGCCGGTCGTCGGCATCTACACCGTCTTCGCCTTCGCGCTTGCCGCCGCCGGTCCGCCGATGATCTGGAGCCTGTTGATCGCGGGGTTCGGCCAGATGCTGGTCGCGCTGATATTCAGCGAGATCGTCGCTCAGTTCCCGGTGGCCGGCGGCGTGTACCCGTGGGCGCGCCGACTGTGGGGCCGAAAATGGGCGTGGATGACCGGGTGGGTGTACATGTTCGCGCTGCTGGCCACCATCGCCGGCGTGGCCTACGGCGCCGGCCCGTTCGTGGCGACCGTCTTCGGTTTCACCTCAACGGTTTACACCACCGTCGTCTGCGCGCTGATCGTGCTGCTGCTGGCCACCGTCATCAACCTCACCGGCACCAAGATGCTGAGCTACTTCGCGATCTTCGGCTTCACCGCCGAGCTGATCGGCGCGCTGATCGTGGGCGGGTGGCTGTTGCTCACCCAACGTCACCACGGGTTGGGCGTGCTGTTCGACAGCTTCGGAGCGCAGGGAGAGCACAGCTTTCTCTACGCGTTTCTCGCGGCCAGCCTGATCGGCGTCTTCCAGTACTACGGATTCGAGGCCTGCGGTGACGTCGCCGAGGAGGTCCGTAACCCCGGAGTGCAGATCCCGAAGTCGATGCGACGGACCATCTACATCGGCGGCGCCGCAGCCACTTTCGTCTGCCTCAGCCTGGTTCTGTCGGTCGTCGATATCGGCGCGGTGATCCGCGGCGAGGACGTCGATCCGATCTCGACCGTGCTGGCCACGGCCTTCGGTCCGGTCGGATCCAAGATCGTGCTCTGCATCGTGCTGATCTCGTTCGTGTCCTGCGCCCTGAGCCTGCAGGCGGCGGCCAGCCGGCTGCTCTACTCGTACGGCCGCGACAGCATGATCGTCGGCTCGAAGCTGTGGGCCCGGTTCGACAAGAAGCGCCACGTCCCCCCGTATGCCTTGCTCGCCGCCGCGGTGATCCCCGCCGCTCTCATCGTCGGATCGCTGGTCTCCACCGACGCGCTGACCAAGCTGATCAGCTTCGGTTCGGTCGGCATCTACATCGCCTTCCAGATGGTCGTGTTCGCCGCGCTGCGGGCACGCATCAAAGGATGGATCCCCAGCGGGAAGTACCGCCTGGGCGGATGGGGAATGGTGGTCAATGTCGGCGCCCTGGTCTACGGCGTGGCCGCGATCATCAACATCTGTTGGCCCCGGACGCCCGAGGCGCCCTGGTACGACAACTACATCGTGTTGCTGATGTCAGGCATCGTCATCGGGCTGGGTCTGCTCTACATGGCCACCGTCCGCTCCCATTCCAACGGCAACACGCCGCACGCCGACGCGATCCCGACTAGCCCGGCCGAATCGTCCCAGAAACCCGTTGTGGCGCAGCCGGTTTAG
- a CDS encoding FadR/GntR family transcriptional regulator, with translation MAVEQLRGLTAVGAVLSPLAGSGPRTDAVVARISAAIGLGVISDGEQLPSEIDLATQLGVSTMTLREALAILREQGLVVTKRGRGGGSFVRASAEDVHTRSLALLQELTVEGLRDLGDEHFAVAGATAVLATRRAVAADIARLRTLADRLAASGDAIASRRADSRFQIEIAVCSQSARLTRAEVNIQAELAAMVWLPRLGLDPAEEAARHHQLVDAIETGDQAGARSLAEEYSALTIRRLIGLRMELART, from the coding sequence GTGGCGGTCGAACAGTTGCGCGGCCTGACCGCGGTGGGGGCTGTGTTGTCGCCACTGGCGGGCAGCGGCCCGCGCACGGACGCCGTGGTGGCGCGGATCTCGGCCGCCATCGGCCTCGGGGTGATCTCGGACGGAGAGCAACTTCCGAGCGAAATCGATCTGGCCACTCAACTCGGCGTATCGACCATGACCTTGCGTGAAGCGCTGGCCATCTTGCGGGAGCAGGGGCTGGTGGTGACGAAACGAGGGCGCGGCGGCGGAAGTTTCGTGCGTGCCTCAGCTGAAGACGTGCACACGCGATCGCTGGCGCTGCTGCAGGAGCTGACCGTTGAGGGATTGCGCGACCTGGGGGACGAGCACTTCGCGGTGGCCGGTGCCACCGCGGTTCTCGCGACCCGCCGAGCCGTGGCCGCCGACATCGCGCGGCTTCGGACGTTGGCGGACCGTCTTGCGGCCAGTGGGGACGCGATCGCCAGCCGTCGCGCCGACAGCCGATTCCAGATCGAGATCGCGGTGTGTTCGCAGTCCGCTCGTCTCACCCGCGCAGAGGTGAACATTCAGGCCGAGTTGGCGGCGATGGTGTGGCTGCCCCGCCTGGGATTGGATCCGGCGGAAGAGGCGGCCAGGCATCACCAACTCGTCGACGCTATCGAGACCGGGGATCAAGCCGGCGCGCGATCATTGGCAGAGGAGTACAGCGCGCTGACCATTCGACGGCTCATCGGCCTGCGGATGGAGCTCGCCAGAACATGA